Proteins from a single region of Chloroherpeton thalassium ATCC 35110:
- a CDS encoding hydrolase has product MLDLDNTALVVIDVQGKLAELMHQKESLFENLARLIQGAQILEMPIILTEQYPKGLGRTIDALSSLMPAVTPVEKITFSCCANPDFSEVLRGLHRKQLLVCGIETHICVYQTTMDLLTAGYEVHIVSDAVSSRSAHNKQLGLERMKSAGAVLTGTEMALFELLHIAQGEKFKQISKLVK; this is encoded by the coding sequence ATGCTTGATTTAGATAATACAGCCTTGGTTGTCATCGATGTACAGGGGAAACTCGCCGAATTGATGCACCAGAAAGAATCGCTGTTTGAAAATCTTGCCCGCTTAATTCAAGGCGCACAAATTTTAGAGATGCCGATCATCCTCACCGAGCAATATCCCAAAGGTCTTGGACGCACCATCGATGCGCTTTCTTCGCTCATGCCGGCAGTGACTCCCGTTGAAAAAATTACTTTTAGCTGCTGCGCCAACCCTGATTTTTCCGAAGTGCTTCGCGGGCTTCATCGCAAACAGCTTTTGGTTTGCGGCATCGAAACGCATATTTGCGTTTATCAAACCACCATGGATTTACTTACAGCTGGCTATGAAGTCCACATTGTCAGCGACGCTGTGTCCTCGAGAAGTGCCCACAATAAACAGCTTGGTTTGGAGCGAATGAAAAGCGCGGGCGCTGTTTTAACCGGCACGGAAATGGCACTCTTTGAATTACTTCACATTGCTCAAGGGGAAAAATTCAAGCAAATTTCAAAACTTGTCAAGTAA